One window of the Trifolium pratense cultivar HEN17-A07 linkage group LG2, ARS_RC_1.1, whole genome shotgun sequence genome contains the following:
- the LOC123904103 gene encoding protein FAR-RED IMPAIRED RESPONSE 1-like, translating into MDTCVGFDGEASGVDSYNGEQESWEPATGMSFSSIDEVKSFYGKYASIKGFGWKIRTSRKGEDGKLNYLMLSCSREGRRVSEIPRTLKTLPTKVKNCPSKITIKLAKDELWYIKKFEPNHSHTISPTKSRLFKANKNISMHVKRTIHINDDAGVRINKTFQTLVRDAGGYENVAFFERDVRNFVNKERRVIGKDGDAKALISYFCQMREQNTNFFYNIDLDDDFHVRNVFWADARSRTAYESFGDVVTFDTTYLTNKYDMPFAAFVGVNHHGQSTLLGCGLLSAEDTESFVWLFQSWLRCMLGKAPAGIVTDQCKAMQNAIELVFPTTRHRWCLWHIMKKIPEKLSRYGEYKNITFAMKEAVYDTITPTEFEEKWCSFVNKFKLEHNDWLSGLYKECHRWVPIMLKKYFWAGMSTTQRSESIHAFFDGYIKSTTTLRQFVKQYDNALRSRAEKEFEADFQSMDTIIPCGSNSLIEKQFQVEYTHAKFKEVQVEFRAKMNCVPSLKTEEGNLATYHVLEEMLVGDRTKDRIVKVVFDRGNHDVSCECSLFEFRGILCRHVLCVCTQERVKNMPLKYVLVRWSKNVKRKHSYIKCSYSVTELKPQMDRFDNLCKHFYEVAEVAADFEDATKALHQRLHEFKSNLLCMVATSNNVNKSSNNDSNPNNITRRNENMITEIRSPLRVTRKGRPPLNRKISAVEKVVQKCKKRRTNKRGDKLTTKVDVVTDGVVNVGGNASFTDLLTTSEIDFTGSSEFSTN; encoded by the coding sequence ATGGATACTTGTGTTGGTTTTGATGGTGAAGCTAGTGGAGTTGATAGCTATAATGGTGAACAAGAAAGTTGGGAGCCTGCAACAGGGATGTCTTTTTCTTCTATAGATGAGGTGAAATCATTTTATGGAAAGTATGCTTCAATAAAAGGTTTTGGATGGAAGATTAGAACATCAAGGAAAGGAGAGGATGGGAAGTTAAATTACTTAATGTTGTCATGCTCAAGAGAAGGTCGTCGTGTGTCAGAAATACCACGTACATTGAAGACACTTCCAACTAAAGTGAAAAATTGTCCTTCAAAGATTACTATTAAGTTGGCAAAAGATGAACTATGGTATATTAAAAAGTTTGAACCTAACCACTCTCACACAATTAGCCCCACTAAGTCAAGGTTATTCAAGGCAAACAAAAATATCAGCATGCATGTAAAGAGAACAATCCATATCAACGATGACGCAGGGGTGAGGATCAACAAGACCTTTCAGACTCTTGTTCGAGATGCCGGAGGTTATGAAAATGTAGCATTTTTTGAAAGGGATGTTAGGAATTTTGTTAACAAGGAAAGACGTGTCATTGGAAAAGACGGAGATGCCAAAGCATTGATAAGctatttttgtcaaatgagGGAGCAAAATACAAATTTCTTCTACAATATAgatttggatgatgattttCATGTACGAAACGTGTTTTGGGCTGATGCAAGAAGTAGAACTGCATATGAATCTTTTGGAGATGTTGTTACTTTTGATACAACATATTTGACCAATAAATATGACATGCCTTTTGCTGCATTTGTTGGTGTGAATCACCATGGTCAATCAACTTTACTTGGATGTGGTCTACTTTCAGCTGAAGACACAGAATCATTTGTGTGGCTTTTTCAATCTTGGCTTCGTTGTATGTTAGGAAAGGCTCCTGCAGGTATTGTCACTGACCAATGTAAGGCTATGCAAAATGCGATCGAGTTAGTATTCCCTACTACTAGACATAGGTGGTGTTTGTGGcatataatgaaaaaaatcCCTGAAAAGCTAAGTAGATATggtgaatataaaaatattacatttgCAATGAAAGAAGCGGTTTATGATACAATCACACCAACTGAGTTTGAAGAAAAATGGTGTTCTTTTGTCAACAAATTTAAGCTGGAACATAATGATTGGTTGAGTGGGTTGTACAAAGAGTGTCATAGATGGGTGCCAattatgttgaagaaatatttTTGGGCTGGTATGTCGACAACACAACGAAGTGAGAGCATACATGCTTTCTTTGATGGATATATCAAATCGACAACCACTCTGCGTCAATTTGTAAAGCAATACGATAATGCTCTTAGAAGTAGAGCAGAAAAAGAATTTGAAGCTGATTTTCAATCAATGGATACAATTATTCCTTGTGGGTCAAACTCGTTGATCGAAAAGCAATTCCAAGTTGAATACACTCATGCAAAGTTTAAGGAGGTTCAAGTTGAATTCAGAGCTAAAATGAATTGTGTTCCCTCCTTAAAGACCGAGGAAGGTAACCTTGCTACTTACCATGTGTTGGAGGAGATGTTAGTTGGAGATAGAACAAAAGATCGTATCGTTAAAGTTGTTTTTGATCGTGGCAATCATGATGTTAGTTGTGAATGTTCATTGTTTGAGTTTAGAGGTATTTTGTGTCGTCATGTGCTATGTGTGTGTACTCAAGAAAGAGTTAAAAACATGCCACTGAAATATGTTTTAGTAAGATGGAGCAAAAATGTTAAAAGGAAGCATTCATATATTAAGTGTAGCTATAGTGTGACGGAATTGAAGCCGCAAATGGATAGGTTTGACAACTTATGCAAGCATTTTTATGAGGTTGCTGAAGTGGCTGCTGATTTTGAAGATGCAACTAAGGCTCTCCATCAAAGACTTCATGAATTTAAATCTAATTTGTTATGCATGGTTGCTACAAGTAACAATGTTAACAAAAGTTCTAACAATGACTCAAATCCAAATAACATTACTAGGAGGAATGAAAATATGATTACTGAGATTCGTAGTCCATTGCGAGTCACACGTAAAGGTCGTCCTCcattaaatagaaaaatatcaGCAGTTGAAAAAGTTGTGCAGAAATGCAAGAAGCGGAGGACCAATAAAAGGGGCGACAAATTGACAACTAAGGTTGACGTTGTGACTGATGGTGTTGTAAATGTTGGAGGTAATGCGTCATTCACAGATCTTTTAACAACATCAGAAATAGATTTCACGGGATCCTCAGAGTTCAGCACAAACTAG